In Fusarium oxysporum f. sp. lycopersici 4287 chromosome 4, whole genome shotgun sequence, a genomic segment contains:
- a CDS encoding high-affinity iron transporter translates to MGGALLRVGKMEDKWRAKLAKAIETPVTAQGKRAWLVNLFEKYAMFVLPFITVLREGIEGIVFVAGVSFSAPASAVPLPVIMGLMLGGLVGYALYRGGSSAKLQYFLVASTCLLYLVAAGLFSRAIWLFEQQQWNKVVGGDAAELGDGPGSYDIDRSIWHVNCCNPQLNGGGGWAILNAVVGWNNSATYGSVLAYNLYWVFVIAQFSLMSFKEDHGHYPLLKEEDARTD, encoded by the exons atggGCGGTGCGTTGTTGCGCGTGGGCAAAATGGAGGATAAATGGAGGGCGAAATTGGCAAAGGCGATCGAGACACCAGTAACAGCTCAAGGAAAACGAGCATGGTTGGTTAATCTCTTCGAGAAGTACGCCATGTTCGTATTGCCCTTCATCACGGTTCTTCGTGAAGGTATTGAGGGCATCGTTTTCGTCGCCGGTGTCTCATTCTCTGCACCCGCTTCTGCCGTCCCTCTCCCCGTCATCATGGGATTGATGTTGGGCGGCCTTGTCGGATATGCTCTCTATCG GGGCGGTTCATCTGCGAAACTGCAATATTTCCTCGTCGCTTCAACATGTCTTCTTTACCTCGTCGCAGCGGGTCTGTTCTCCCGAGCAATCTGGCTCTTTGAGCAACAGCAGTGGAACAAGGTTGTCGGCGGTGATGCCGCGGAACTCGGAGATGGTCCTGGGTCATACGATATCGACCGAAGTATCTGGCACGTTAAC TGCTGTAATCCTCAGCTCAACGGTGGTGGAGGTTGGGCTATTCTGAATGCTGTTGTCGGATGGAACAATTCTGCCACGTATGGATCCGTGCTTGCCTACAACCTGTACTGGGTCTTTGTGATTGCGCAATTTTCCCTCATGTCGTTCAAGGAGGATCACGGACATTACCCATTGCTCAAGGAGGAGGACGCAAGGACTGATTAA
- a CDS encoding high-affinity iron transporter has product MLDLFSVPVFVVVFRETLETAIIVSVLLAFLKQTLDGSQRDAGIYKTLRTQVWLGTALGLALCLIGSGIIIGIFYILGNDTWADHEYYYEGVFSLISAIIITIMGGALLRVGKMEDKWRAKLAKAIETPVTAQGKRAWLVNLFEKYAMFVLPFITVLREGIEGIVFVAGVSFSAPASAVPLPVIMGLMLGGLVGYALYRGGSSAKLQYFLVASTCLLYLVAAGLFSRAIWLFEQQQWNKVVGGDAAELGDGPGSYDIDRSIWHVNCCNPQLNGGGGWAILNAVVGWNNSATYGSVLAYNLYWVFVIAQFSLMSFKEDHGHYPLLKEEDARTD; this is encoded by the exons ATGCTCGATTTATTCTCCGTGCCCGtgttcgtcgtcgtctttCGGGAGACGCTCGAGACTGCTATCATTGTCTCAGTGCTGCTGGCTTTTCTGAAACAGACGCTTGATGGATCACAGCGCGATGCTGGCATTTATAAAACCTTGCGCACACAG GTCTGGCTTGGAACGGCTTTGGGTCTTGCGTTATGTCTTATCGGTTCTGGTATAATTATCGgaatattttatatcctcGGTAACGATACCTGGGCTGACCATGAGTATTACTACGAAGGAGTGTTTTCGCTCATTtcggccatcatcatcaccatcatggGCGGTGCGTTGTTGCGCGTGGGCAAAATGGAGGATAAATGGAGGGCGAAATTGGCAAAGGCGATCGAGACACCAGTAACAGCTCAAGGAAAACGAGCATGGTTGGTTAATCTCTTCGAGAAGTACGCCATGTTCGTATTGCCCTTCATCACGGTTCTTCGTGAAGGTATTGAGGGCATCGTTTTCGTCGCCGGTGTCTCATTCTCTGCACCCGCTTCTGCCGTCCCTCTCCCCGTCATCATGGGATTGATGTTGGGCGGCCTTGTCGGATATGCTCTCTATCG GGGCGGTTCATCTGCGAAACTGCAATATTTCCTCGTCGCTTCAACATGTCTTCTTTACCTCGTCGCAGCGGGTCTGTTCTCCCGAGCAATCTGGCTCTTTGAGCAACAGCAGTGGAACAAGGTTGTCGGCGGTGATGCCGCGGAACTCGGAGATGGTCCTGGGTCATACGATATCGACCGAAGTATCTGGCACGTTAAC TGCTGTAATCCTCAGCTCAACGGTGGTGGAGGTTGGGCTATTCTGAATGCTGTTGTCGGATGGAACAATTCTGCCACGTATGGATCCGTGCTTGCCTACAACCTGTACTGGGTCTTTGTGATTGCGCAATTTTCCCTCATGTCGTTCAAGGAGGATCACGGACATTACCCATTGCTCAAGGAGGAGGACGCAAGGACTGATTAA
- a CDS encoding high-affinity iron transporter — protein MLDLFSVPVFVVVFRETLETAIIVSVLLAFLKQTLDGSQRDAGIYKTLRTQVWLGTALGLALCLIGSGIIIGIFYILGNDTWADHEYYYEGVFSLISAIIITIMGGALLRVGKMEDKWRAKLAKAIETPVTAQGKRAWLVNLFEKYAMFVLPFITVLREGIEGIVFVAGVSFSAPASAVPLPVIMGLMLGGLVGYALYRGGSSAKLQYFLVASTCLLYLVAAGLFSRAIWLFEQQQWNKVVGGDAAELGDGPGSYDIDRSIWHVNVSSLQSLANPTDNPVL, from the exons ATGCTCGATTTATTCTCCGTGCCCGtgttcgtcgtcgtctttCGGGAGACGCTCGAGACTGCTATCATTGTCTCAGTGCTGCTGGCTTTTCTGAAACAGACGCTTGATGGATCACAGCGCGATGCTGGCATTTATAAAACCTTGCGCACACAG GTCTGGCTTGGAACGGCTTTGGGTCTTGCGTTATGTCTTATCGGTTCTGGTATAATTATCGgaatattttatatcctcGGTAACGATACCTGGGCTGACCATGAGTATTACTACGAAGGAGTGTTTTCGCTCATTtcggccatcatcatcaccatcatggGCGGTGCGTTGTTGCGCGTGGGCAAAATGGAGGATAAATGGAGGGCGAAATTGGCAAAGGCGATCGAGACACCAGTAACAGCTCAAGGAAAACGAGCATGGTTGGTTAATCTCTTCGAGAAGTACGCCATGTTCGTATTGCCCTTCATCACGGTTCTTCGTGAAGGTATTGAGGGCATCGTTTTCGTCGCCGGTGTCTCATTCTCTGCACCCGCTTCTGCCGTCCCTCTCCCCGTCATCATGGGATTGATGTTGGGCGGCCTTGTCGGATATGCTCTCTATCG GGGCGGTTCATCTGCGAAACTGCAATATTTCCTCGTCGCTTCAACATGTCTTCTTTACCTCGTCGCAGCGGGTCTGTTCTCCCGAGCAATCTGGCTCTTTGAGCAACAGCAGTGGAACAAGGTTGTCGGCGGTGATGCCGCGGAACTCGGAGATGGTCCTGGGTCATACGATATCGACCGAAGTATCTGGCACGTTAACGTGAGTAGCCTCCAGAGCCTTGCGAACCCTACTGACAATCCAGTGCTGTAA